From Segatella copri, the proteins below share one genomic window:
- a CDS encoding AAA family ATPase translates to MAGKSNAHPSHVSRAEKRDDISVLKAGIVYGANASGKSNVIKAIALLQQIANGSFPQSKVEPFKLADTEEKNSKVEIEFKTKGKCFAYGMEFTVGGIKEEWLFEINSRTDKEVFTRKVTADGNEFTFGKVDGNEETSMLLKFIAHSTPSDSSFLSEYVRRNGKGLETIRMAKNWFADGLKIIFPSTRLQGISFLTENNDELQETTRSLLAYFNTGISDVRLYKIKKEDVNLSSDLLDNILSKAKNGKAYSMAATVGGEMLLFEVNANGGYEIYKQKAVHRNLTSGTEVVFDLSEESDGCIRLLDFIPMLIDLKQNEVDYLIDEIDRSMHPMLSQKILECYFSGLESGRDTQFIFSTHECNLLNLDLIRADEVWFVEKGKDGASHLTSLAEFKPREDVRKGYLLGRYGAIPLLPKDAMKW, encoded by the coding sequence GTGGCTGGTAAGAGCAATGCCCATCCGTCTCACGTTTCCCGTGCAGAGAAGCGTGATGACATTTCTGTTCTGAAGGCTGGTATCGTTTATGGAGCCAATGCTTCCGGAAAGAGTAACGTTATCAAGGCCATTGCACTGCTCCAGCAGATTGCCAATGGAAGCTTTCCGCAAAGCAAGGTGGAACCTTTCAAGCTTGCTGATACCGAAGAGAAAAACTCTAAGGTAGAAATCGAGTTCAAGACCAAGGGTAAGTGCTTTGCCTATGGCATGGAGTTCACCGTCGGAGGAATCAAGGAGGAATGGCTGTTTGAAATCAACAGCCGTACCGACAAGGAAGTTTTCACAAGAAAGGTTACTGCAGATGGCAACGAGTTCACGTTTGGCAAGGTGGATGGAAATGAAGAAACATCCATGCTTCTGAAGTTCATCGCCCACAGTACACCTTCTGATTCCAGCTTCCTTTCAGAGTATGTACGCAGAAACGGCAAGGGACTTGAAACCATACGCATGGCCAAGAACTGGTTTGCAGACGGATTGAAGATCATCTTCCCAAGCACACGCCTGCAGGGAATTTCTTTCCTTACTGAAAACAATGACGAGCTGCAGGAAACGACTCGCTCGCTTCTTGCCTACTTCAACACGGGCATTTCAGACGTGCGCCTGTACAAAATCAAGAAAGAGGATGTGAACTTATCTTCCGATTTACTTGACAACATACTCAGCAAGGCAAAGAACGGCAAGGCGTACAGCATGGCTGCCACAGTTGGAGGCGAAATGCTTCTTTTCGAGGTAAATGCCAACGGAGGATATGAGATTTACAAGCAGAAGGCTGTTCACCGGAATCTTACTTCCGGCACCGAGGTTGTTTTTGATCTGAGCGAAGAATCAGATGGCTGCATCCGATTGCTCGACTTCATCCCAATGCTCATCGATTTGAAGCAAAATGAAGTTGATTATCTCATCGATGAGATTGACCGCAGTATGCACCCTATGCTCTCGCAGAAAATCTTAGAGTGCTATTTCTCAGGACTGGAGTCAGGAAGAGACACTCAGTTCATCTTCTCCACCCATGAATGTAACCTGCTCAACCTCGACCTTATCAGAGCTGACGAAGTATGGTTTGTCGAGAAGGGAAAGGATGGAGCATCTCATCTTACATCCTTGGCAGAATTCAAGCCTCGTGAAGATGTCCGCAAGGGATATCTATTAGGACGCTACGGAGCCATTCCGTTGCTTCCTAAGGATGCCATGAAGTGGTAA
- a CDS encoding HU family DNA-binding protein, which translates to MINYSIVMRSVNANLLEINQAKSRINQAKKEGKTPDPKDLELVKTEKQNAFAISQYTDIMTIEKFAKHITSHGSVYSRADISAILYIAVDCMREMLLEGKKIRLGDLGDFSLLLTSKGAEDADKFTAQNITGVKVQWEPGQEFKNLRDDAEFNLVASRSAQAAVIKAIKEGKTNVDLNAPTTPNNTPGGSTPGGSNTGQTGSDGQGSESGGGTTGKDDTGDGLE; encoded by the coding sequence ATGATTAATTACAGCATCGTAATGCGTAGCGTGAACGCAAATCTTCTGGAAATCAACCAGGCTAAGTCACGCATCAACCAGGCAAAGAAGGAGGGTAAGACCCCTGACCCAAAGGACCTGGAACTCGTGAAGACCGAGAAGCAGAACGCTTTTGCCATCTCACAGTACACTGACATCATGACCATCGAGAAATTTGCCAAGCACATCACTTCTCATGGAAGTGTTTATTCGAGAGCTGACATCAGCGCCATCCTCTACATCGCCGTAGACTGCATGCGTGAGATGTTGCTTGAGGGCAAGAAGATTCGTCTGGGCGATCTTGGTGATTTCTCTCTCCTTCTCACTTCGAAGGGTGCTGAGGATGCTGACAAGTTCACCGCACAGAACATCACCGGTGTGAAGGTTCAGTGGGAGCCAGGTCAGGAGTTCAAGAACCTTCGCGATGATGCCGAGTTCAACCTCGTAGCCAGCCGCAGCGCTCAGGCAGCCGTTATCAAGGCGATTAAGGAGGGTAAGACCAACGTTGACCTCAACGCCCCAACCACTCCGAATAATACGCCAGGCGGTTCTACCCCAGGTGGTTCAAACACCGGTCAGACCGGCAGCGACGGCCAAGGCTCTGAATCTGGCGGCGGTACTACCGGCAAGGACGATACTGGCGACGGCCTTGAATAG
- the trxA gene encoding thioredoxin translates to METFNNVINSGQLVLVDFFATWCQPCKAMHPILQQVKSVLDDRIRIIKVDVDKYGVTASQYRIQSVPTLMLFRNGEVLWRTSGVVDKAELLATLDPFLT, encoded by the coding sequence ATGGAGACATTTAATAATGTAATAAACAGTGGCCAGCTTGTTCTGGTCGATTTCTTTGCTACATGGTGCCAACCTTGCAAGGCGATGCACCCCATTCTGCAGCAGGTGAAGAGTGTATTGGACGACCGCATCCGAATCATCAAGGTGGATGTAGATAAGTACGGCGTAACAGCAAGCCAATACCGCATCCAATCCGTGCCTACGCTGATGCTTTTCAGAAACGGAGAAGTATTGTGGCGCACAAGCGGTGTGGTAGATAAAGCCGAACTTCTGGCTACGCTTGATCCATTCTTGACATAA
- a CDS encoding smalltalk protein: MKTWKTILQIAISILTAIATTLGVTSCMG, encoded by the coding sequence ATGAAAACTTGGAAAACAATTCTGCAGATAGCCATCAGCATTCTGACCGCTATCGCTACTACGCTCGGAGTAACGAGCTGCATGGGATAA
- a CDS encoding flavodoxin, with translation MGKSLKLILASALCMLVSTACGGNSKKEIAANEQTTTNGKTVMAKDGKAIVVFFSHAGDNYAVGNIEVGNTKIVADYITEVTGAEQFEIVTHKYDGMAYTPLINLAKEEVKNGELPEYEGDIDLNKYDTVFIGGPVWWGTYPQVMFTFFKKHVNDLKGKTVIPFTTHEGSGLANCVEDVKDAFPGADVTKGFSIYGHEVRTEKKKVEKWLNGLGY, from the coding sequence ATGGGTAAATCATTGAAACTGATACTTGCATCAGCTCTGTGTATGCTGGTTTCCACTGCATGCGGTGGAAACAGCAAGAAAGAGATTGCTGCGAATGAACAAACAACGACAAACGGGAAAACAGTTATGGCAAAAGACGGAAAGGCAATTGTAGTGTTCTTCTCGCATGCGGGAGACAACTACGCAGTAGGAAACATTGAGGTAGGTAACACGAAGATTGTGGCAGACTACATCACAGAAGTGACAGGTGCAGAGCAGTTTGAAATCGTTACCCACAAGTACGACGGCATGGCTTATACACCACTCATCAATCTGGCAAAGGAAGAAGTTAAAAACGGTGAGTTGCCTGAATATGAAGGCGACATCGACCTAAATAAATACGACACTGTGTTTATCGGTGGCCCCGTATGGTGGGGCACTTATCCTCAAGTAATGTTTACCTTCTTCAAGAAGCATGTTAATGACCTGAAGGGCAAGACCGTCATTCCTTTTACCACTCATGAAGGTTCTGGATTGGCCAACTGTGTAGAGGATGTGAAGGATGCATTCCCTGGTGCAGATGTTACAAAGGGATTCAGCATCTATGGCCACGAAGTGCGTACGGAAAAGAAAAAGGTCGAGAAGTGGTTGAATGGTTTAGGATATTAA
- a CDS encoding metallophosphoesterase has protein sequence MVKIQYASDLHLEFMENTLYLETHPLQPVADILVLAGDTGYLGDEGFVKHPFWDWASENFKEVIVIPGNHEFYLGYDLGQLYDGWCMQIRHNIRCYYNAVIHLSDDTDLIVSTLWGYIEPQDAFSTERRVNDFYRIKDCGVVINSERFNQEHAKCRAFIEKAVSESQAEHIVVATHHVPSFQLVSPDFKGSPINGAFTAELGNFIAYSRIDYWIYGHSHRNIDRIIGNTQCVSNQLGYVNHGESESFDSKKCINLML, from the coding sequence ATGGTTAAGATACAATATGCTTCAGATTTGCATCTGGAATTCATGGAGAATACCCTGTATTTGGAGACTCATCCTCTTCAGCCTGTTGCTGACATCCTGGTGTTGGCTGGAGATACTGGCTATTTAGGTGATGAAGGCTTTGTCAAGCATCCATTCTGGGATTGGGCTTCAGAGAATTTCAAGGAAGTAATAGTAATACCAGGTAATCATGAGTTTTATTTGGGTTATGACTTGGGGCAACTCTATGATGGATGGTGTATGCAAATTCGGCACAATATCAGATGCTATTATAATGCTGTAATACATCTTTCGGATGATACAGACCTCATCGTTTCTACACTATGGGGATATATAGAGCCGCAGGATGCTTTTTCAACCGAGCGCAGAGTAAATGATTTCTACCGTATTAAGGATTGTGGCGTTGTGATAAACAGTGAACGGTTTAATCAAGAGCATGCTAAGTGCCGCGCTTTCATAGAAAAGGCTGTTAGTGAAAGCCAGGCAGAGCATATTGTTGTGGCAACGCATCATGTTCCATCATTTCAACTGGTGTCTCCGGATTTTAAGGGAAGTCCGATAAACGGTGCTTTCACAGCAGAGCTGGGGAACTTCATTGCTTATAGCCGAATAGACTATTGGATTTATGGTCATTCTCATCGTAACATAGACAGGATAATAGGAAATACTCAATGTGTTTCGAATCAGCTTGGGTATGTGAATCATGGAGAATCTGAGTCTTTTGATTCAAAGAAATGTATTAATTTAATGCTTTAG
- a CDS encoding type IV toxin-antitoxin system AbiEi family antitoxin domain-containing protein — MIMDLEHIGNIPVSTSAIASLFTNIEAGNQKVRSLEAAHKIIRLKKGLYVVAPNVSRVALSTELIANHLYAPSYVSMQTALRYYGLIPEAVYTTQSMTLKHSRSFDTPVGRFEYKNMSREAFSIGITSINMQSYAFLMATPEKALCDLIANSPKVNLRYQKEVENYLEEDIRMEIDDFRNMDISIFERYAQVGKKSKSIETLIKYLRK; from the coding sequence ATGATAATGGATTTAGAACATATAGGTAACATACCCGTCAGTACTTCAGCTATAGCTTCATTGTTTACAAATATTGAAGCAGGGAATCAGAAAGTACGCAGTCTTGAGGCGGCTCATAAAATTATCCGACTCAAGAAGGGGCTTTATGTGGTAGCCCCAAATGTGTCTCGTGTTGCTCTATCCACAGAACTGATAGCCAATCATCTTTATGCCCCTTCGTATGTGTCAATGCAGACAGCATTACGTTATTATGGATTAATACCAGAAGCTGTTTACACTACTCAGTCTATGACACTAAAGCACTCCCGTAGTTTTGATACTCCTGTCGGGCGTTTTGAGTATAAGAACATGTCAAGAGAAGCCTTTTCTATAGGGATCACAAGCATCAACATGCAGAGTTACGCCTTTCTGATGGCAACACCAGAAAAAGCGCTCTGTGACTTAATCGCAAATTCTCCGAAGGTTAATTTACGTTACCAGAAGGAGGTAGAGAACTATCTGGAGGAGGACATCCGAATGGAAATAGATGATTTCAGAAATATGGACATAAGTATATTTGAACGATATGCTCAGGTTGGAAAAAAGTCTAAATCCATAGAAACTCTAATTAAATATTTAAGGAAATGA
- a CDS encoding nucleotidyl transferase AbiEii/AbiGii toxin family protein, which translates to MNTNEIFNQMLSSYDITTELQKRNAIFEVNQQIILSGLYNGGFFNEAAFYGGTCLRIFHGLHRFSEDMDFSLLAPNENFDFTHYFQPIIDQFAMVGREVEIRKKDKKNFGKVESAFLKDNTDVYDITFQTEKSVKIKIEVDTQPPLKFQTEQKLLLLPQSFMTRCFTLPALFAGKMHALVYRAWKNRVKGRDWYDFEWYVRHNVPLDFTHLCERALQFNHEELDKETFLQKLNERLAMADMNQIKADVLPFVRNPKELDIWSNDYFMELAKMIRFE; encoded by the coding sequence ATGAACACAAACGAGATATTCAATCAAATGCTTTCGAGCTATGACATAACGACCGAGCTGCAAAAGCGCAATGCTATATTTGAGGTCAACCAGCAGATTATTCTTTCTGGTCTTTACAATGGTGGCTTTTTCAACGAGGCAGCTTTCTATGGTGGAACATGTCTGCGTATATTCCATGGATTGCATCGTTTCTCTGAGGATATGGATTTTTCCCTGCTTGCTCCGAATGAAAACTTTGATTTTACACATTATTTTCAGCCCATCATTGACCAATTCGCTATGGTGGGTAGAGAGGTTGAAATCAGAAAGAAGGACAAAAAGAACTTTGGAAAAGTGGAGTCTGCCTTTCTGAAAGACAACACAGATGTATATGACATTACATTCCAAACTGAGAAATCTGTCAAGATCAAGATTGAAGTTGATACTCAACCTCCTTTGAAATTTCAAACAGAACAGAAGTTGCTTCTGCTCCCCCAATCTTTCATGACACGATGTTTCACTTTGCCAGCCCTCTTTGCAGGAAAGATGCATGCACTGGTGTATCGTGCCTGGAAGAACAGAGTTAAGGGACGTGATTGGTATGACTTCGAATGGTATGTTCGCCACAATGTTCCTCTTGACTTTACTCACTTGTGCGAAAGAGCCTTGCAGTTCAATCACGAAGAGCTTGACAAGGAGACGTTCCTTCAAAAACTGAATGAAAGACTTGCCATGGCAGACATGAATCAAATAAAGGCAGATGTGTTGCCTTTTGTCAGGAATCCCAAAGAGTTAGATATTTGGTCGAATGACTATTTTATGGAACTTGCAAAAATGATCAGATTTGAATGA
- a CDS encoding aldo/keto reductase: MKKLIFSLIALMTAMVMNGQVKQTYLTLNNGIQMPQFGLGVYSIPDGDETYNSVMTALKCGYRHIDTAHAYQNERSLGRAVKDSGIDRSEIWITSKLWPNEYGEGKTLKAIDRMCGRLGVDYIDLVYFHQPVGDFVGGWKEMEKALESGKVRAIGISNFDVNDSIWNSIVENCRIVPQIVQIECHPYAQREHWQKMAAKHNIQIECWFPLGGRESKGELLRDPVICEIAKAHGKSPAQIIIRWHMQMGFSVIPGASNPDYIQENIETFDFALSNHEMERIHQLNKEKRYFNMSYEDQVKWFSQFNPTD, encoded by the coding sequence ATGAAAAAGCTAATATTTAGTTTAATCGCATTGATGACAGCAATGGTTATGAACGGACAAGTGAAGCAGACGTATCTGACGTTGAACAATGGAATACAGATGCCACAATTCGGACTCGGAGTGTATAGCATTCCCGACGGTGACGAGACCTACAATTCTGTGATGACAGCGTTGAAGTGCGGCTACCGCCATATCGACACGGCACATGCCTATCAGAACGAACGTAGTTTGGGACGCGCTGTGAAGGACAGCGGCATTGACCGCTCCGAGATTTGGATTACAAGCAAGCTGTGGCCTAATGAGTACGGTGAGGGTAAGACACTGAAGGCCATCGACCGCATGTGCGGACGCTTGGGTGTTGACTATATTGACCTCGTGTATTTCCATCAGCCTGTTGGCGACTTCGTTGGAGGCTGGAAAGAAATGGAAAAGGCGCTAGAAAGCGGAAAGGTTCGTGCCATCGGCATTTCGAATTTCGACGTGAACGACAGCATCTGGAACTCCATCGTCGAGAACTGCCGTATCGTGCCGCAGATTGTACAGATTGAATGTCATCCCTATGCTCAGCGCGAGCACTGGCAGAAGATGGCTGCCAAGCACAACATCCAGATAGAGTGCTGGTTCCCACTGGGCGGACGTGAATCAAAGGGTGAACTGTTGCGCGACCCCGTCATCTGCGAGATTGCCAAGGCTCATGGCAAGAGTCCCGCACAGATCATCATTCGGTGGCACATGCAGATGGGCTTCTCGGTCATCCCTGGTGCCTCGAATCCTGACTATATCCAAGAAAACATCGAGACCTTCGACTTCGCCCTTTCCAACCACGAGATGGAGCGCATCCACCAGTTGAACAAGGAGAAACGCTACTTCAATATGTCGTATGAAGACCAGGTGAAATGGTTCTCACAATTCAATCCAACTGACTAA
- a CDS encoding AlkZ-related protein, with product MNFPEIYSATGMMELIQQIGFLPLLDSGIEGFSAEDIVAEDCGYVRLPEGGWDWPLWKWKGEIVQEMPCMYGKFFNKKAGFISQEWWPDFCNYRRSKCPHPDEESIEGAILSTLQSTGSLITRELRAACGFTGKGMRSKFDGYLTRLEMATYIVTEDFIYPRDKHNHEYGWGWSLLNTPEDLYGREACQCNRTPQESYQKIFKHLKEILPDASDKQIIKLIG from the coding sequence ATGAATTTTCCAGAAATATATTCAGCAACAGGCATGATGGAACTGATTCAGCAGATCGGCTTCCTCCCTCTCCTTGATAGTGGCATTGAAGGATTCTCTGCCGAAGACATCGTGGCGGAAGACTGCGGTTACGTAAGACTTCCTGAAGGCGGTTGGGACTGGCCGCTATGGAAATGGAAGGGCGAGATTGTGCAGGAAATGCCGTGTATGTACGGAAAGTTCTTTAACAAGAAAGCAGGATTCATCAGCCAGGAATGGTGGCCGGACTTCTGCAATTACAGAAGAAGCAAATGCCCCCATCCAGATGAAGAATCGATAGAAGGAGCCATTCTCAGCACGCTTCAATCTACCGGTAGTCTCATCACAAGAGAACTTCGGGCAGCCTGCGGTTTCACCGGCAAGGGAATGAGAAGCAAGTTTGACGGTTATCTCACCCGACTGGAAATGGCGACTTACATCGTGACCGAGGATTTCATCTACCCTCGTGACAAGCACAATCATGAATATGGCTGGGGATGGTCGCTGCTCAACACTCCCGAAGATCTCTATGGCAGGGAGGCTTGCCAATGCAACCGTACTCCCCAGGAATCTTACCAGAAGATTTTCAAACATCTGAAAGAAATCCTGCCTGACGCTTCGGATAAACAGATTATTAAATTAATAGGATAA
- a CDS encoding helix-turn-helix domain-containing protein, producing the protein MSTDFQYSTDFYGMNSRELSHTCMHLLCLAGEASFVFNEHCYHIIKNDMVVIPMPDRISNLAAHDDLQVEWFAADYKFLQNLLPSNNYSIGGSISLNQDPVIKLTNEQARHLLDDFHRLRDRKDDSHVQFYRELMGSLCLTMMYDIFEAHAQQESTVPHTDRTAYIVKQLMTLLSTGISRTERNVNYYAERLNVSPKYLSATIKRVTGHSVTSYIDRHTIPILKDYLNDERLSLTQIADLMNFTSLSYFSRYCTKHLGQSPSEYRQSLQPK; encoded by the coding sequence ATGAGTACAGATTTTCAATATTCTACAGACTTCTACGGGATGAATTCCCGTGAGTTGAGCCACACCTGCATGCACCTGCTTTGCTTGGCAGGTGAGGCAAGTTTTGTGTTCAACGAGCATTGCTACCACATTATCAAAAACGACATGGTGGTGATACCGATGCCTGACCGTATCAGCAATCTGGCGGCACATGATGACTTGCAGGTAGAATGGTTTGCTGCTGATTATAAGTTTCTTCAGAACCTGCTGCCGTCGAACAACTACAGCATCGGTGGCAGTATCTCGCTGAACCAAGACCCCGTTATCAAACTGACAAATGAACAAGCACGACATCTGCTTGATGACTTCCATCGTCTTCGTGACCGCAAGGACGACAGCCATGTACAGTTCTATCGCGAACTGATGGGCAGTCTCTGCCTGACGATGATGTACGACATATTCGAAGCCCATGCCCAACAAGAATCCACAGTTCCCCATACCGACCGCACAGCTTATATCGTTAAACAGCTGATGACACTACTTTCTACCGGCATTAGCCGAACGGAACGTAATGTGAACTACTATGCAGAGCGACTAAACGTATCGCCAAAGTATCTCTCCGCCACCATCAAACGCGTGACAGGACACAGTGTCACCTCATACATCGACCGACACACCATACCTATATTGAAAGACTATCTGAATGATGAACGCCTGTCCCTCACCCAAATAGCCGACCTGATGAACTTCACGTCACTCTCTTACTTCAGCCGCTACTGCACCAAGCATCTTGGCCAGTCCCCCAGCGAATACCGGCAGAGTCTTCAACCGAAATAA
- a CDS encoding DUF1294 domain-containing protein, with protein MNTLHSYLAYYLLAINAVAFIVYGIDKYKAKKAKWRIPEVTLLLLAVIGGSIGAWMGMKVWHHKTMHKKFKYGIPAILLIQIALMAYLHMNLWKQIV; from the coding sequence ATGAATACATTACATAGTTACCTCGCCTACTATCTCCTTGCTATCAATGCAGTTGCATTCATCGTGTACGGCATTGATAAGTACAAGGCAAAGAAAGCCAAATGGCGCATTCCGGAAGTAACGCTTTTATTGCTGGCTGTCATTGGAGGAAGCATCGGGGCATGGATGGGAATGAAAGTCTGGCACCATAAGACGATGCACAAGAAATTCAAATACGGCATTCCTGCCATTCTGCTGATACAGATTGCGCTGATGGCGTATTTGCACATGAATCTTTGGAAACAAATAGTTTGA
- a CDS encoding YqiA/YcfP family alpha/beta fold hydrolase: MKKILFLHGFFATGSCPMARALKEAFEGTAVVLTPDLPLHPKEALKEIRSIIDREQPDLLLGNSCGSFLAQMLAPVVGIPALLGNPYFMMTEFLKERIGEHEYKAPRRDGNQRLVIDEALIEEFAELEAVQFDHCNPYYKDRVWGLFGEQDALAHFSPLFLKHYNQAFHFPGGHTPTEQEVKTWYAPLAQKMLMEFSAKEERYFQHFKGGKYKFIHSAFDSETQERMVVYQALYGDKAYWVRPEDMFFGKVTRDGRTFNRFTEIDR, encoded by the coding sequence ATGAAGAAGATATTATTCCTACACGGATTCTTCGCTACGGGCAGTTGTCCGATGGCGAGAGCCTTGAAAGAGGCGTTTGAAGGGACGGCGGTGGTGCTGACTCCCGACCTCCCTTTGCACCCCAAGGAGGCACTGAAGGAGATTCGCTCCATCATCGACCGGGAACAGCCCGACTTGCTTCTGGGCAACAGCTGCGGCTCTTTCCTCGCCCAGATGCTGGCTCCTGTGGTGGGCATCCCTGCCTTGCTCGGCAATCCGTATTTCATGATGACGGAGTTTCTGAAGGAGCGCATCGGCGAGCATGAATACAAGGCTCCGAGAAGGGACGGCAATCAGCGGCTTGTGATTGACGAGGCTCTGATAGAGGAGTTTGCGGAGCTGGAAGCCGTGCAGTTTGACCATTGCAACCCCTATTATAAGGATCGTGTGTGGGGTCTTTTTGGTGAGCAGGACGCCCTGGCTCACTTCTCCCCTCTCTTCCTGAAGCATTACAACCAAGCCTTCCATTTCCCAGGCGGTCATACGCCTACAGAGCAGGAGGTGAAGACCTGGTACGCTCCCCTTGCCCAGAAAATGCTGATGGAGTTTTCTGCAAAGGAAGAAAGATATTTCCAGCACTTTAAGGGCGGTAAATACAAGTTCATCCATTCTGCCTTCGACTCCGAGACTCAGGAGCGCATGGTGGTTTATCAGGCTCTCTATGGAGACAAAGCCTATTGGGTAAGACCGGAAGATATGTTCTTCGGGAAAGTTACGAGGGACGGCAGAACTTTTAATCGTTTCACGGAAATAGACAGATAA
- a CDS encoding SDR family oxidoreductase → MIFDRNEQKQVVALLGAGSMGTAIVRRIGAGKKILLGDISEKALERVGDDFRRCGYDVETLQVNALQKESVEALARKAAELGPVMYFIDTAGASPNQANPEHIVNLDMLGTGYAVDAFGEVMAEGGAGLIISSQAAYMYPIPNDIELQLVNTPTAQLKDVKFVQEVAMQNSGFAYMIAKRMNHLQAQRAAATSWKKRRARINTISPGVIVTPLAYDEFNANGEGYQRMIDASAAQRTGTSDEIAEAAAFLLGEHAKFITGTDLLIDGGVIAAIRMGEYQLG, encoded by the coding sequence ATGATTTTCGACAGAAACGAACAGAAACAGGTAGTGGCACTATTGGGTGCCGGTAGTATGGGAACAGCCATTGTGCGCCGTATTGGTGCCGGTAAGAAGATTCTGTTGGGCGACATCAGCGAGAAGGCATTGGAACGTGTCGGTGACGATTTCCGCCGCTGTGGCTATGATGTAGAGACTTTGCAGGTAAATGCTTTGCAGAAGGAAAGCGTGGAGGCATTAGCAAGGAAGGCAGCAGAACTGGGCCCCGTGATGTACTTCATTGATACAGCAGGTGCATCGCCCAATCAGGCCAATCCTGAACACATCGTTAACCTCGATATGCTGGGCACTGGCTATGCCGTAGATGCCTTCGGAGAGGTAATGGCCGAGGGTGGTGCAGGACTAATCATTTCGAGTCAGGCAGCCTATATGTACCCCATCCCCAACGACATTGAACTGCAACTGGTGAACACTCCGACCGCTCAGCTGAAGGACGTGAAGTTCGTTCAGGAGGTGGCCATGCAGAACTCAGGCTTTGCCTACATGATTGCCAAGCGCATGAACCATCTGCAGGCACAACGCGCCGCAGCTACAAGTTGGAAGAAACGTCGTGCCCGTATCAACACCATCAGCCCTGGTGTCATCGTTACCCCGCTGGCTTACGATGAGTTCAATGCCAATGGTGAGGGCTATCAGCGCATGATTGATGCCTCTGCCGCCCAGCGCACAGGCACCAGCGACGAGATTGCCGAGGCAGCAGCCTTCCTGCTGGGAGAGCATGCCAAGTTTATTACAGGTACCGACCTGCTCATCGACGGTGGTGTCATCGCTGCTATCCGCATGGGTGAATATCAATTAGGATAA
- a CDS encoding YczE/YyaS/YitT family protein: MIKKEEVISFVWQHILLLVSLYVMTFGVAACVRSQLGSSVISTIPYVMASAGKMLDYIPGWTIGGYTIMMNAIFVVLQILILRRNFEWVQLFQLAIGFIFGMFIDLNMVLTQWMVSGNILVNALVQIAGCTILGFGIAMEVKCGSVTMPGEGISIAIHKVTGWPFPNAKIRVDITLVVLAVLFCFLLLGTWKWEIVGIGTLFAMVYVGVTVRLFNKHLAWFDRLLHYRPGCRRYVYGLARYIRKQM, from the coding sequence ATGATTAAGAAAGAAGAAGTTATATCTTTTGTATGGCAGCATATTCTGCTGCTCGTTTCGCTCTATGTAATGACTTTCGGAGTCGCAGCATGTGTGCGAAGTCAGTTAGGTTCAAGCGTTATTTCCACCATCCCTTACGTGATGGCTTCGGCAGGTAAGATGCTTGATTACATCCCAGGATGGACTATCGGCGGCTACACCATCATGATGAATGCGATCTTCGTGGTGCTGCAGATTCTGATTCTGAGAAGAAACTTCGAGTGGGTACAACTCTTCCAGCTCGCTATCGGCTTTATCTTCGGAATGTTCATAGACCTCAATATGGTGCTTACACAGTGGATGGTTTCAGGAAATATCCTGGTCAATGCCCTTGTGCAGATTGCCGGTTGCACCATTCTCGGTTTCGGAATTGCCATGGAGGTGAAGTGCGGCTCAGTAACCATGCCTGGCGAGGGCATTTCCATCGCCATTCACAAGGTTACCGGCTGGCCTTTCCCTAACGCCAAGATTCGGGTGGACATCACGCTCGTGGTCTTGGCCGTCTTGTTCTGTTTCCTGCTTCTCGGTACATGGAAATGGGAGATCGTGGGCATCGGAACGCTCTTCGCCATGGTCTATGTAGGTGTTACAGTTCGCCTATTCAACAAACATCTTGCATGGTTCGACCGCCTGCTCCACTATCGTCCAGGTTGCCGCAGATATGTTTACGGTCTTGCCCGATACATAAGAAAACAGATGTAA